In a single window of the Pontibacter russatus genome:
- a CDS encoding chemotaxis protein CheC: protein MTTEPHITELERDIIKEILNIGLARAADSFAAIARDKVLMKVPDITLIEVKELLSLVAKYEDSHVIIQSDIKGELNGATLMIFSDNHIVRLSEICLSMVDVQKGELSVMQESLLLEISNIITGALVTQLANILKSNIYGSPPKAPKSHIADSLKSILVQHPLFQPLVFTVITQFSHNSKSVELPLLLFFDTNTLLKILDIIRSFELGKNNLTENDQAL, encoded by the coding sequence ATGACGACTGAACCGCATATAACGGAGTTAGAGCGAGACATAATCAAAGAAATCTTGAACATCGGGCTGGCCCGGGCTGCGGACTCCTTTGCCGCCATTGCCCGCGACAAAGTGCTGATGAAAGTGCCCGACATCACCCTGATAGAAGTCAAGGAACTCCTGAGCCTGGTGGCCAAGTATGAGGATTCGCACGTCATCATTCAGTCGGATATCAAAGGCGAGCTGAACGGCGCCACGCTCATGATCTTCTCCGACAACCACATCGTACGCCTGTCAGAAATCTGCCTGAGCATGGTGGATGTGCAGAAGGGGGAACTGTCTGTGATGCAGGAGTCGCTGCTGCTGGAGATCAGCAACATCATCACGGGCGCCCTGGTCACGCAGCTCGCCAATATCCTCAAGTCCAACATATATGGCTCGCCGCCCAAGGCCCCGAAAAGCCATATAGCCGATTCCCTCAAGAGCATCCTGGTGCAACACCCGCTTTTCCAGCCGCTCGTTTTCACCGTCATCACCCAGTTCTCGCACAATTCCAAAAGCGTGGAGTTGCCGCTGCTGCTGTTCTTCGACACCAACACGCTGCTGAAGATTCTGGACATCATCCGCTCCTTCGAGCTCGGCAAAAACAACCTGACCGAAAACGACCAAGCGTTATAG
- a CDS encoding chemotaxis protein CheA encodes MKSREQEYKEIFIAEALEYFDALNRHISTLEKQPGDEQTLAEVFRLLHNLKANSKAIGYLHISDVSHKLETAFSLIRSKELAFSDEVVTVLFDGIDMLGELITNIDSNQETEPDPLLLRNLDIIVENLSDSTIELAKVQKYNTSKNLSLSELVYIQIRKLDHMMNLVGELMIDRDRILSISKGVDNDELKAVSSHLYRITEDLQYSVMDARLVNIGSLFNKFPRIVRDIAAAEKKEVDLKVSGQDIQIDRNILQIMTDSLLHLVRNAVTHGLELPAEREKKGKPRTGLLRLSAQSDRENVLIELSDDGNGMDYKQIKRTAVERQLVTPEAAKAMADTEALSFLFEPGFSTAKEVTEYSGRGVGLDVVKNAVDSIGGRLSVRSEKGAGTTFTMLLPTSIAVKGALLFEVDEIFYAIPLIHTEQVVALDKDEIHEVGDVMVASLKGETVTVVYLHELLNADEANMRLGDKTRLKGQVQNIVVVSYNNRKLGLIVDKLYRQQDIVVKPLNKPLDQIDLYGGVTLLGTGKVCMVLDVPATTRYFIYKRQG; translated from the coding sequence ATGAAATCGAGAGAACAGGAGTACAAAGAAATATTTATAGCCGAGGCCCTGGAGTACTTTGATGCTCTGAACAGGCACATCAGCACCCTGGAGAAGCAGCCGGGCGACGAGCAGACGCTGGCGGAGGTGTTCCGTTTGCTGCACAACCTGAAGGCCAACTCGAAGGCGATCGGCTACCTCCATATCTCGGACGTGTCGCATAAACTGGAGACGGCCTTCAGCCTGATACGCAGCAAGGAGCTCGCCTTCAGCGACGAGGTGGTGACCGTGCTGTTCGACGGCATCGACATGCTGGGCGAACTGATCACGAACATCGACAGCAACCAGGAAACGGAGCCGGACCCGCTGCTCCTGCGCAACCTCGACATCATTGTGGAGAACCTCTCCGACAGCACCATTGAACTGGCGAAGGTGCAGAAGTACAACACCTCCAAAAACCTGTCGCTGTCCGAACTGGTATATATCCAGATCAGGAAGCTGGACCACATGATGAACCTGGTGGGCGAGCTCATGATCGACCGCGACCGGATCCTCTCCATCAGTAAGGGCGTGGACAACGACGAGCTGAAGGCAGTCAGTTCGCACCTGTACCGCATCACCGAAGACCTGCAGTACAGCGTGATGGACGCCAGGCTCGTAAACATCGGGTCGCTCTTCAACAAGTTTCCGCGCATCGTGCGCGACATTGCCGCCGCTGAAAAAAAAGAGGTGGATTTAAAAGTTTCCGGGCAGGATATCCAGATTGACCGTAATATCCTGCAGATCATGACGGACTCGCTGCTGCACCTGGTGCGCAACGCCGTGACCCATGGCCTGGAGTTGCCGGCCGAGCGGGAGAAAAAGGGCAAACCACGGACAGGACTCCTGCGGCTGAGCGCCCAGAGCGACCGGGAGAACGTGCTGATTGAGCTTTCGGACGATGGCAACGGCATGGACTATAAACAGATCAAGCGCACCGCTGTGGAGCGCCAGCTCGTGACGCCCGAGGCGGCGAAGGCGATGGCTGATACGGAGGCGCTCTCGTTCCTGTTTGAGCCGGGTTTCTCCACGGCAAAGGAGGTGACGGAGTATTCGGGGCGCGGCGTGGGGCTGGATGTGGTGAAGAACGCAGTCGACTCGATAGGCGGGCGCCTGTCAGTGAGATCGGAGAAAGGCGCAGGCACCACCTTCACCATGCTGCTGCCGACCTCCATTGCGGTAAAGGGGGCGCTGCTGTTTGAGGTGGATGAGATATTTTATGCCATTCCGCTTATTCATACAGAGCAGGTGGTGGCCCTCGACAAGGACGAGATACATGAGGTGGGCGACGTGATGGTGGCCAGCCTGAAAGGCGAAACCGTAACGGTTGTGTACCTGCACGAACTGCTGAACGCCGACGAGGCCAACATGCGCCTCGGAGACAAGACACGGCTGAAGGGGCAGGTGCAGAACATCGTGGTGGTCTCTTACAACAACCGGAAGCTGGGCCTGATAGTGGACAAGCTGTACCGGCAGCAGGACATTGTGGTGAAACCCCTGAACAAGCCGCTCGACCAGATTGACCTGTACGGCGGCGTGACGCTTCTGGGCACCGGCAAAGTGTGCATGGTGCTGGACGTGCCAGCCACCACACGCTATTTTATATATAAAAGGCAGGGGTGA